The Stenotrophomonas sp. NA06056 genome segment TGTGCTGGCGCAGCTGCGCCGCTACCAAGGCGAACTGTTCCCGGATGAAGTGAAGCTGTACATCCGCGATGTACACGACCATGCGGTACGCATCAGCGATGTGATCGACACCCTGCGCGAGATGCTGGGCACGGCCCTGAGCGTGAACCTGTCACTGGTGACCCTGGCCCAGGGTGAGACGGTGAAGCGGCTGGGTGCATGGGCTGCGCTGCTGGCCGCGCCGACCTTGATCACCAGCTGGTATGGCATGAATTTCAGCCACATGCCGGAATTGAACCAGCCGTGGGCCTACCCGCTGATGATCGTCGGCGTCGGCGGCATCTGCGTGGGACTGTACCGGCTGTTCAAGCGGGTGAAGTGGTTGTAATAAAGGCGTATCGACCAACGGTCGATACCCACCAGACCGGTAGGCCACGACCGTTGGTCGTGGCGCATTGGGTCGATACCCACCAGACCGGTAGGCCACGACGGTCGACCCCTAGCGTACCTGTCGTGGCGCATTGGACGATCCATCAAGCCACGTAGATGGTCTTGATGTTCATGAACTCATGGATGCCGTGGTCGGCCAGTTCACGGCCAAAGCCTGATTCCTTGCTGCCACCGAACGGCAACCGCGCATCGCTCTTGACGATGGCGTTGACGAAGGCCGCGCCGCATTCCATGCGCTGGGCGAAGGACTCACCGCGCACCGGGTCACGCGTCCACACGCTGCCGCCCAGGCCGAAGCGGGTATCGTTGGCCACGCGCAGCGCCTCCGCTTCATCCTTGACCCGGATGACGGCGGCTACCGGCCCGAACAGTTCTTCGTCATAGGCCGGCATGCCCGGCCCCACCTTGTCGAGCACGCTGGCCGGATAGCCGGCGTGGCTGCCAGCAACCGGTTCACCGCCGATCAGCACGCGTGCGCCTTTGGCGACGCTGGCCTGCACCTGTTTGTGCAGTTCGTCGCGCAGGTCGGCACGGGCCATCGGCGCCAGCGTGGTGTCGCGCTCGTTCGGGTCGCCGTACTGGCGCTCGGCTGCGGCCTCGACAAAACGCCGGGTGAACTCATCGGCCACTGCATCCACCACGATGAACCGCTTGGCGGCGATGCAGGTCTGGCCACTGTTGTCGAAGCGCGACTTCACTGCAGCGGCCACCGCCTTGTCCAGGTCGGCATCATCGAGCACCACGAAGGCGTCGCTGCCGCCCAGCTCCATCACCGACTTCTTCAACTGGCTGCCGGCGTTGGACGCGATCGAGCGCCCTGCCCGCTCGCTGCCGGTCAGGGTCACGGCTTTCACCCGTGCATCGCGCAGCACATCGGCGGCCTGGTCGTTGTCGATGTGCAGCACATCGAAAACACCCTCGGGCAGGCCACCGTCACCGCACACGGCGAGGATCAGGTCGGCGCACTGCGGCACGTTGCTGGCGTGCTTGAGCAGCGCCACGTTGCCGGCCATGAACGCAGGGGCGAGGAAGCGGAACACCTGCCAGATCGGGAAGTTCCATGGCATCACCGCGAACACGCAGCCGATCGGCTCATAGCGCACGTAGCTGCGCTGCGCCTCGGTATCGATCAGTTGCGGCTTCAGGTAGTCGGCGGCGTGATCGGCATAGAACTCGCAGGTGCCCGCGCATTTCTCGACTTCAGCCAACGCCTCGACCTTCAGCTTGCCCATTTCGCTGGTCATGGCCTGCTGCAGGTCGTCGCGGCGCGCACGCAGCTGGCCAGCGATCTGCTTGAGGATCGCCCCACGTTCCTGCAACGAGCGCTCGGCCCAGCGCGGGAAGGCTTCGGCTGCCGCCTGCAGGCGCTGCTCGATGGCAGCGGCGTCCATCAGTTCATGGCGGTAGGTCACCTGGCCGGTGGCCGGGTTGATGATCTCGACGGTCATCGGGGGGTCTCCATCAGGGTGACCCCCATTGTGCGCCGGCCGCCGTGAGCCGGATGTTGCCGGCTCAGCCGTTGTCCTGGCGTGCCAGCTGCAGGTCGCGCTGGCGTCGTTTCTCGGCGCGCGCATTGATGTACCAGCCAATCACCGCGGCGATCGACACGGCCGACACCAGCAGCGTGGCCAGCGCATTGATCTTCGGGCTGATACCCATGCGCACCGACGCGAACACCTTCATCGGCAGCGTGGTCGAGCCAGGCGTGGCGACGAAGCTGGCCACCACCACGTCGTCCAGCGACAGGGTGAACGCCAGCAGCCAACCGGCCACCAGTGCCGGCGCGATGATCGGCAGGGTGATGCGGCCAAACACGGTCAACCGGCTCGCGCCGAGATCCATCGCGGCTTCTTCCAGCGACAGGTCCATCTCCTGCAGGCGCGATGACACCACCACGGTGACGAAGCACAGGGTGAAGGTGACGTGGGCGATCCAGATGGTGGCCAGGCCACGCGCCGGGAAGCCGGGAATCGCGCCCATCGAGGCCAGCAGTGCCATCAACGAGAAGCCGAGGATCACGTCCGGCATCACCAGCGGCGCGGTCACCAGCGCACCGAAGAACGGCTTGCCGCGGAAGCGCTTGAAGCGGGTCATCACCATCGCCGCCAGGGTGCCGAGCACGGTGGCGGTACAGGCGGTCCAGAACGCGACCACCAGGCTGGTCCACATCGCATCCATCAGTGCGCGGTCGGCAAACAGGTCGCTGTAGGCGCGGGTGGAGAAGCCGGCCCAGACCATGGCCAACCGCGAGCTGTTGAACGAATAGAACATCAACAGCAGGATCGGCAGGTACAGGAAGGCGAAGCCGAGCAGCAGCACGCCCAGCCCCAGGCCCTTGGCAGCACGCGGGCTCATGCCTGCTTCCCTTCCAGCAGACGCTGCTGGGATCGGTTGAACAGCAGGATCGGCACCAGCAGCAGCAGGATCATCGCCACTGCCATCGCCGAGGCCCCCGGCCAGTTGCGGTTGTTGAAGAACTCGTTCCACAACTGGCGGCCAACCATCAGCGTTTCCGAGCCACCGAGCATTTCCGGGATCACGAATTCGCCGATCGCCGGAATCATCACCAACATGCAGCCGGCGATGATGCCCGCCTTCGACAGCGGCAGGGTGATGCGCAGGAACGCCTGCCACGGCCTGGCGCCAAGATCGTAGGCCGCTTCCAGCAGGCGGTGGTCATGCTTGACCAGGTTGGCGTACAGCGGCAGCACCATGAACGGCAGATAGCAGTACACAATGCCGATGTAGGCCGCAGTCGGGGTGTCGATCAGCTGCAGTTTCGGCAGGCCCATCGACGTCATCAGCGATTGCAGGCCGGTGAACTGCAGGAACTGGTCGAGCAGGCCGTTGCGGTCCAGGATGGCCTTCCAGGCATAGACGCGGATCAGGAACGAGGTCCACGACGGCAGCACCACCAGCATCATCGCCACATTGCGCGCGGCCGGCGACAGGCGGGCGATGGCATAGGCCATCGGGTAGCCGATCAGCAGGGTGAGGAAGGTGGAAATGGCCGCGATCTTGATCGAACTCAGGAACGCCTGGGCATAGATCGAATCACGGAACAGTGCCAGGTAGTTCTCCAGGTTCAACTTCAGCGAGAACGCGCCATCGACGTACTGCAGCAGCCAGGTGTACGGCGGCGAGCCGACCCGGCTGTGCGAGAAGCTGATCATCAGCACGATCAGGAACGGCACAGCAAAGAACAGCAGCAGCCACAGGTACGGAATGCCGATGACCGTGGCACGCGTGCCCGGCAACCAGCGCTTCAGGCCAGCCGTGCTCATGAGGTCAGCACCACGCCGTCGTTGTCGCGCCAGTGCACCCACACCTCGTCACCCCAGGTCAGGCCGTCGCTGGCCCAGCGCTGCGAGTTGGCGAAGTTGGCCAGCACCTTGGCACCGCTGGGCAGGCGCACGTGGTAGACCGAATGGCTGCCGAAGTAGGCGATGTCCTCGATCACGCCCTGCGCCTTGTTGGTGTGCCCTTCCGGCTCGTCCTTGCCGATCATCACCTTCTCCGGGCGCAGCGCGAACGCGACCGGCTGCCCTTCATAGCAGGTGATGCCGTGGGCGATGTAGACCGGCGCCGGGAACAACGGCGAGCGCACGGTCACGTATTCGGGCAGGTCCTCGTCGATCACCCCGTCGAACAGGTTGACCGAACCGATGAACTCGGCGACGAAGCGGTTTGCCGGCTGCTCGTAGACCTCGTCGGGCTTGCCGACCTGCTGGATCCAGCCAGCGTCCATCACCGCGATGCGCGTGGCCATGGTCATCGCTTCTTCCTGGTCGTGGGTGACCATCACGCAGGTCACGCCCGAGGATTCGATGATGCTGACCAGTTCCAGCTGCATCTGCGAGCGCAGCTTCTTGTCCAGCGCGCCCATCGGTTCGTCCAGCAGCAACAGCTTGGGCCCCTTGGCCAGGGACCGCGCCAGCGCCACGCGCTGCTGCTGGCCGCCGGACAGCTGGTGCGGCTTGCGCTTGCCCAGGTGGCCCATCTGCACCAGGTCAAGCATCTCGCCGACACGCTTGCCGATGGCCTCGCGGCCGAGCCCGTCCTGCTTCAGGCCGAACGCGATGTTCTGCTCCACGGTCATGTGCGGGAACAGGGCGTAGGACTGGAACATCATGTTGACCGGCCGCTGGTACGGCGGCAGCGCGTCCATCCGCTGGCCATCGACGGTGATGCTGCCCTTGGTGGGCGTCTCGAAGCCACCGAGGCAGCGCAGCAGGGTCGATTTGCCGCTGCCCGAGCCGCCCAGCAGGGCGAATATCTCGCCCTTGCGGACGTCCAGGTTGACGTCGTCGACGGCGACGAAGCCATCGAATTCCTTGCGCAGATCAC includes the following:
- a CDS encoding NAD-dependent succinate-semialdehyde dehydrogenase, which translates into the protein MTVEIINPATGQVTYRHELMDAAAIEQRLQAAAEAFPRWAERSLQERGAILKQIAGQLRARRDDLQQAMTSEMGKLKVEALAEVEKCAGTCEFYADHAADYLKPQLIDTEAQRSYVRYEPIGCVFAVMPWNFPIWQVFRFLAPAFMAGNVALLKHASNVPQCADLILAVCGDGGLPEGVFDVLHIDNDQAADVLRDARVKAVTLTGSERAGRSIASNAGSQLKKSVMELGGSDAFVVLDDADLDKAVAAAVKSRFDNSGQTCIAAKRFIVVDAVADEFTRRFVEAAAERQYGDPNERDTTLAPMARADLRDELHKQVQASVAKGARVLIGGEPVAGSHAGYPASVLDKVGPGMPAYDEELFGPVAAVIRVKDEAEALRVANDTRFGLGGSVWTRDPVRGESFAQRMECGAAFVNAIVKSDARLPFGGSKESGFGRELADHGIHEFMNIKTIYVA
- the potA gene encoding polyamine ABC transporter ATP-binding protein; translation: MPVEAQPEAAVVEATGVPGYLSIRDLRKEFDGFVAVDDVNLDVRKGEIFALLGGSGSGKSTLLRCLGGFETPTKGSITVDGQRMDALPPYQRPVNMMFQSYALFPHMTVEQNIAFGLKQDGLGREAIGKRVGEMLDLVQMGHLGKRKPHQLSGGQQQRVALARSLAKGPKLLLLDEPMGALDKKLRSQMQLELVSIIESSGVTCVMVTHDQEEAMTMATRIAVMDAGWIQQVGKPDEVYEQPANRFVAEFIGSVNLFDGVIDEDLPEYVTVRSPLFPAPVYIAHGITCYEGQPVAFALRPEKVMIGKDEPEGHTNKAQGVIEDIAYFGSHSVYHVRLPSGAKVLANFANSQRWASDGLTWGDEVWVHWRDNDGVVLTS
- a CDS encoding ABC transporter permease subunit; its protein translation is MSPRAAKGLGLGVLLLGFAFLYLPILLLMFYSFNSSRLAMVWAGFSTRAYSDLFADRALMDAMWTSLVVAFWTACTATVLGTLAAMVMTRFKRFRGKPFFGALVTAPLVMPDVILGFSLMALLASMGAIPGFPARGLATIWIAHVTFTLCFVTVVVSSRLQEMDLSLEEAAMDLGASRLTVFGRITLPIIAPALVAGWLLAFTLSLDDVVVASFVATPGSTTLPMKVFASVRMGISPKINALATLLVSAVSIAAVIGWYINARAEKRRQRDLQLARQDNG
- a CDS encoding ABC transporter permease subunit; this encodes MSTAGLKRWLPGTRATVIGIPYLWLLLFFAVPFLIVLMISFSHSRVGSPPYTWLLQYVDGAFSLKLNLENYLALFRDSIYAQAFLSSIKIAAISTFLTLLIGYPMAYAIARLSPAARNVAMMLVVLPSWTSFLIRVYAWKAILDRNGLLDQFLQFTGLQSLMTSMGLPKLQLIDTPTAAYIGIVYCYLPFMVLPLYANLVKHDHRLLEAAYDLGARPWQAFLRITLPLSKAGIIAGCMLVMIPAIGEFVIPEMLGGSETLMVGRQLWNEFFNNRNWPGASAMAVAMILLLLVPILLFNRSQQRLLEGKQA